From a single Photobacterium gaetbulicola Gung47 genomic region:
- a CDS encoding phosphoglycerate transport regulatory protein PgtC (COG1840) produces MMKLLYAVILFLSLSSWAKPTDQLIILTTFTAESLQPILKQFKQQYPEVHFTILHRREASSLRLLSHDDHDIDIVISSSRTLFTPLVEEGRLLPLNALNYDSTFQQQRFMQDSIANVAIFGYSGYGLMWNDDYLAKHHLPSPDSWESLTDPRFFRHLVMSSPARSGTTHIMVENILQHYGWKHGWQLLMQIGGNLSSVSARSYGVKNSIARGLVGIGPIIDSYAYESQKLFPFINFTYQPNSPLMPSYVAAVKNINQAQHSIEFIKFLLSDDIQQTLSTSSLNKYALHQTMRQPYEIAALDHRLMEQRSTLVKQLFEQSINYQLIRLNQAWQLIHKIKQLNGLSSEEQRQFNLAIRLASTPPVSETQSRNPILRNSLSLSRGDIPTAQLTKNWRTIMTEQLDQAIRICEQLLENHESKRKR; encoded by the coding sequence ATGATGAAATTACTCTATGCCGTCATTTTGTTTCTCTCGCTCTCAAGTTGGGCCAAGCCGACCGATCAACTGATCATCCTGACCACTTTTACCGCTGAGTCGCTTCAGCCAATCTTGAAACAATTCAAGCAACAATACCCTGAGGTGCACTTCACCATCCTTCACCGCCGAGAGGCTTCAAGCTTGCGCCTGCTAAGCCATGACGACCATGATATCGATATCGTGATCTCCTCTTCACGTACCCTGTTTACCCCGCTGGTTGAAGAGGGGCGCTTACTGCCACTCAACGCGTTAAATTATGACTCAACCTTCCAGCAGCAGCGCTTTATGCAGGACTCTATTGCCAATGTCGCCATCTTCGGCTACTCCGGCTACGGCTTGATGTGGAACGACGATTACCTGGCAAAGCACCATCTCCCTTCCCCCGACAGCTGGGAGAGCCTGACCGATCCACGTTTCTTCCGCCATCTGGTCATGAGCAGCCCGGCCCGCTCAGGCACCACCCATATCATGGTCGAAAATATCCTCCAGCACTATGGCTGGAAGCACGGCTGGCAATTGCTGATGCAAATCGGTGGCAACCTTTCCTCGGTCTCGGCACGCAGCTACGGCGTCAAGAACAGCATTGCCCGCGGCTTGGTCGGCATTGGACCGATCATTGATAGCTATGCCTACGAAAGCCAGAAGCTATTCCCTTTTATCAACTTTACTTACCAGCCGAACAGCCCGCTGATGCCAAGCTATGTCGCCGCAGTGAAAAACATCAACCAGGCACAGCACAGTATTGAGTTCATTAAATTTTTGCTTTCCGATGATATCCAACAGACATTATCGACCAGCTCACTCAACAAATATGCCCTGCACCAGACCATGCGGCAGCCTTACGAGATAGCCGCCCTCGATCACCGATTGATGGAACAGCGCTCAACCTTAGTCAAACAACTGTTCGAGCAAAGTATCAACTACCAGTTGATCCGCCTCAACCAGGCCTGGCAGTTGATCCACAAAATCAAACAGCTCAACGGGCTTAGTTCCGAAGAGCAGCGCCAGTTCAACCTGGCTATTCGCTTGGCCTCGACCCCTCCGGTTTCCGAAACCCAATCACGCAACCCCATACTGCGCAATAGCCTCTCGTTGTCGAGAGGCGACATACCCACGGCCCAGCTAACCAAAAATTGGCGCACCATCATGACTGAACAGCTCGATCAGGCCATCCGTATCTGCGAACAGTTGCTCGAGAACCACGAGTCTAAGAGGAAGCGCTAA
- a CDS encoding hypothetical protein (COG3013) yields MEMTNAQRLILSNQYYLMSKLTPENEAKYRRLQTIVERGYGLQMRELDKEFGDLPEEKCREIIDFMEMHHAMQESYKMLTEDNQKQVDQRRLQFLGFDAATEAQHVHYVRFLTEEEGLYPQFDKTEHMFNSQVPMLDKYQRMLRTWRNCPRQYHLSTSEIQQILNA; encoded by the coding sequence ATGGAAATGACTAACGCGCAACGCCTGATCCTGTCGAATCAATACTATTTGATGTCAAAGCTGACGCCGGAGAACGAAGCCAAATACCGCCGTCTGCAAACTATCGTAGAGCGTGGCTACGGCCTGCAAATGCGCGAACTGGACAAAGAATTCGGTGACCTGCCTGAAGAGAAGTGCCGTGAAATCATTGACTTCATGGAAATGCACCATGCCATGCAAGAGTCATACAAAATGCTGACAGAAGACAACCAGAAACAGGTTGACCAGCGCCGCCTGCAGTTCCTCGGCTTTGATGCGGCAACAGAGGCCCAACATGTCCATTATGTGCGCTTTCTGACCGAGGAAGAGGGGCTATACCCGCAATTTGACAAAACAGAACACATGTTCAACAGCCAGGTTCCGATGCTTGACAAGTACCAGCGCATGCTACGTACTTGGCGTAACTGCCCGCGCCAGTACCACTTGTCTACCTCAGAAATCCAGCAGATCCTTAACGCCTAA
- a CDS encoding hypothetical protein (COG3235), which yields MSGMVSGLQLAGFAAAAVILAVCFPREFWPKFRAEKDYQHWVLASVVVLFLLWSLTAGLADGLQVHFLVLTTLSLCHGWRIAALIGVVPTLLLALFDQLPIAQIGIYLVVSVIVPAWLSFLLFRLTYRYLIRHLFVYIFVAAFLNGALTIAIHQLLNGGIIWLAGGYSWHYIVDNYLVLIPLLLFPEALLNGMAITLLVVYRPQWVRTFHDNDYLNQ from the coding sequence ATGTCAGGCATGGTAAGTGGGTTACAGTTAGCGGGCTTTGCTGCCGCTGCGGTGATCCTCGCAGTCTGCTTTCCTCGGGAGTTTTGGCCCAAGTTCCGTGCCGAGAAAGACTATCAGCACTGGGTACTGGCCAGTGTGGTGGTGCTGTTTCTGCTCTGGAGCCTGACTGCGGGGCTGGCCGACGGATTGCAGGTGCATTTCTTGGTGCTGACTACGTTGTCCTTGTGTCATGGCTGGAGAATTGCCGCCCTGATCGGTGTTGTGCCTACCCTCCTGCTTGCACTCTTCGACCAGCTGCCTATCGCCCAGATAGGGATTTATCTGGTGGTATCGGTGATTGTCCCGGCTTGGCTGAGTTTTTTGCTATTTCGCCTGACGTACCGGTATCTGATTCGGCACCTATTTGTCTATATCTTCGTGGCGGCCTTTCTTAACGGGGCATTAACCATTGCGATACATCAGCTGCTTAATGGCGGGATCATCTGGCTCGCGGGGGGGTATAGCTGGCATTACATTGTCGATAACTATTTGGTACTGATACCGCTGTTACTGTTCCCCGAAGCCCTGCTTAACGGGATGGCAATCACCTTACTGGTGGTTTACCGGCCTCAGTGGGTGAGGACCTTCCATGACAATGATTACTTGAATCAATGA
- a CDS encoding putative Na+ dependent nucleoside transporter (COG1972) yields MQVFSSLIGILLLVVLAYFLSEQRDRINWRTVLGALSIQMGFAALVLYSTVGREALTDFSAGVQTVINYSNHGIGFLFGGLVSDKMFELFGGNGFVLALRVLPVVVFFSALVSVLYQLGIMQLLVNTLGRGLARVLGTSRPESISATANIFLGISEAPLTIRPYLPTMTRSQLFAVMVGGMASVAGSVLVGYAQMGIPLEYLLAASFMAAPAGLMMAKLMIPETEDAAGCVEEQQQEQKKPANVIDAAAQGAAQGMQVALNIGAMLLAFVGLIALINGMLSGVGGWFGMPELSLDVVFGYLFLPFAFMAGIWDFDSAQQMAVIFGTKTTINEFVAFSQLAPMIASGVLEPRVEAIIAFALCGFANFGSIAVMLGSIGVMAPSRYHEIATLGVRSLVAATLANLLNATVAGLFISLAM; encoded by the coding sequence ATGCAAGTCTTTTCTAGTCTGATCGGTATTCTACTACTGGTTGTCTTGGCTTATTTCCTTTCTGAACAACGTGATCGTATTAATTGGCGTACTGTTTTAGGTGCTCTGTCAATCCAGATGGGCTTTGCTGCCCTAGTGCTCTATAGCACGGTCGGGCGTGAGGCTTTGACGGACTTTTCCGCTGGCGTGCAGACGGTGATCAACTACAGCAACCACGGGATCGGTTTCCTGTTTGGCGGCCTGGTGTCTGACAAAATGTTCGAGCTGTTTGGCGGTAATGGCTTTGTCCTTGCTCTTCGGGTACTGCCGGTGGTGGTGTTTTTCTCCGCCCTGGTGTCGGTGCTCTACCAGCTTGGTATCATGCAGTTGCTCGTAAATACTCTGGGACGGGGGCTGGCACGCGTGCTTGGCACCAGTCGTCCTGAGTCTATTTCAGCCACCGCCAATATATTCCTTGGTATCTCCGAAGCTCCTTTGACGATTCGTCCTTATTTACCAACTATGACCCGCTCGCAATTGTTCGCCGTGATGGTCGGTGGCATGGCCTCGGTCGCAGGTTCGGTGCTGGTAGGCTATGCCCAGATGGGTATTCCCCTCGAGTATCTGCTGGCGGCTTCATTTATGGCCGCCCCTGCTGGCCTGATGATGGCCAAGCTGATGATCCCGGAAACCGAGGATGCGGCAGGCTGTGTCGAGGAGCAACAACAGGAACAAAAAAAGCCAGCTAATGTGATTGATGCGGCAGCTCAGGGGGCAGCCCAAGGGATGCAGGTTGCCTTGAACATCGGTGCTATGTTGCTGGCTTTTGTCGGTCTGATTGCCCTGATAAACGGCATGCTGTCGGGCGTCGGCGGCTGGTTTGGTATGCCTGAGCTGAGCCTGGATGTGGTGTTCGGCTACCTGTTCCTGCCGTTTGCCTTCATGGCCGGGATCTGGGATTTTGACTCCGCGCAGCAGATGGCGGTGATTTTCGGTACCAAGACCACGATCAATGAATTCGTCGCCTTCTCGCAATTGGCCCCAATGATTGCTAGTGGCGTACTGGAGCCTCGTGTTGAAGCCATTATAGCCTTTGCTCTGTGCGGCTTTGCCAACTTTGGTTCGATTGCGGTTATGCTCGGCAGTATTGGGGTAATGGCGCCAAGCCGCTATCATGAGATTGCAACCTTGGGGGTACGATCACTGGTGGCAGCGACGTTGGCCAACCTACTCAATGCCACCGTTGCCGGGTTGTTTATTAGCCTGGCAATGTAA
- a CDS encoding formate--tetrahydrofolate ligase (COG2759), which translates to MKSDIEICRETTLTPIDQIAERAGLLPEDLTPQGTLKAKIKPSVLKRLANKEEGKLVVVTAITPTPLGEGKTVTTIGLAQGLAKINQSAMACIRQPSMGPVFGVKGGAAGGGFSQVAPMEKLNLHLTGDIHAVTAAHNLAAAAIDARVYHEERHGYEGFTEKTGMPALRIDMNRIVWKRVMDHNDRALRMITVGKNQPGKTINGLEREDGFDISAASELMAILALSTDLADMRQRIGRVVLAYDLDGQPVTAEDLQVAGAMAVTMVEAIEPTMMQTLEGVPTLIHAGPFANIAHGNSSIIADRIALKLADYTITEGGFGSDMGFEKACNIKAQQAGRGPDCAVVVATLRGLKANSGLYDLRPGQALPQAIFEADEKALVAGFANLKWHINNAAKYGVPVVVAINRFPQDTDAELALLKGMIEAEQFTTHVDVAISEAFGKGGDGAVELAKAVTRACETPAHFKPLYELSQTLEEKLMTVAEVGYGCRGVELSELAKEQLAQFKAQGYDNLALCMAKSPMSISHDPSLKGAPSDFIVPVRELKLCAGAGFVYALCGNVMTMPGLPEKPAYLGLDIDADGNIVGLS; encoded by the coding sequence ATGAAAAGTGATATTGAAATTTGCCGTGAAACAACGCTGACACCGATAGATCAAATCGCCGAGCGAGCTGGCCTGCTTCCTGAAGATCTGACCCCGCAAGGCACACTCAAGGCCAAGATCAAGCCATCGGTCCTTAAGCGTCTGGCCAACAAAGAAGAAGGCAAATTGGTTGTCGTCACCGCCATTACCCCGACCCCGCTGGGTGAAGGTAAGACAGTCACCACCATCGGCCTTGCCCAAGGCCTGGCCAAAATCAACCAGTCGGCAATGGCATGTATCCGCCAGCCTTCGATGGGCCCGGTCTTCGGAGTTAAGGGCGGTGCTGCTGGCGGCGGTTTCAGCCAAGTTGCGCCAATGGAAAAGCTGAACCTGCACCTGACCGGTGACATCCATGCCGTAACGGCAGCCCACAACCTGGCTGCTGCAGCCATTGATGCCCGCGTCTACCACGAAGAGCGCCACGGTTACGAGGGCTTTACCGAGAAAACCGGCATGCCGGCTCTGCGTATCGACATGAACCGCATTGTCTGGAAGCGCGTGATGGATCACAACGACCGCGCGCTTCGTATGATCACCGTGGGCAAGAACCAGCCGGGTAAAACCATCAACGGTCTTGAGCGTGAGGACGGCTTTGATATCTCGGCGGCTTCAGAGCTAATGGCCATCCTCGCCCTGTCAACGGATCTGGCTGACATGCGCCAGCGTATCGGTCGCGTGGTGCTGGCTTATGATCTTGATGGCCAGCCAGTAACCGCAGAAGATCTGCAAGTCGCCGGTGCCATGGCCGTCACCATGGTCGAAGCCATTGAACCGACCATGATGCAAACTCTGGAAGGGGTGCCGACGCTGATCCACGCCGGCCCTTTTGCCAACATCGCCCACGGCAACTCGTCAATTATTGCCGACCGCATTGCCCTTAAGCTGGCAGACTACACCATTACCGAGGGCGGTTTCGGCTCCGACATGGGCTTTGAGAAAGCCTGTAACATCAAGGCACAGCAAGCGGGCCGTGGTCCTGATTGTGCGGTTGTCGTTGCTACCCTGCGTGGTCTTAAAGCCAACTCAGGCCTGTATGACCTGCGCCCTGGCCAGGCTCTGCCGCAGGCGATCTTCGAAGCAGACGAAAAAGCATTAGTGGCAGGCTTTGCCAACCTGAAATGGCACATCAACAATGCCGCCAAATACGGTGTGCCTGTGGTCGTGGCAATCAACCGCTTCCCGCAAGATACTGACGCCGAGCTGGCGCTGCTTAAAGGCATGATTGAGGCCGAGCAATTTACCACCCACGTCGATGTGGCGATCAGCGAAGCCTTCGGCAAAGGCGGTGACGGTGCGGTTGAATTGGCGAAAGCGGTAACCCGTGCATGTGAAACCCCAGCTCATTTCAAACCGCTGTACGAGCTGTCGCAGACACTGGAAGAAAAGCTAATGACCGTGGCCGAGGTCGGCTACGGCTGCCGCGGAGTTGAACTGTCGGAGCTTGCCAAGGAGCAGCTAGCCCAGTTCAAAGCCCAGGGTTATGACAACTTGGCGCTGTGCATGGCGAAGTCCCCCATGTCTATCAGCCACGACCCGAGCCTGAAAGGCGCCCCAAGCGATTTCATCGTGCCAGTTCGCGAGCTCAAGCTGTGTGCGGGTGCCGGCTTTGTCTACGCCCTGTGCGGCAACGTCATGACCATGCCAGGCCTGCCGGAAAAACCGGCTTACCTCGGCCTGGATATTGATGCCGACGGTAACATTGTTGGCTTGAGCTAA
- a CDS encoding flagellar biosynthesis protein (COG1298): MKAKLQQLFPSLTTSYFGIPIMLLAILAMVILPLPPWLLDGLFIFNIVLAVIVLLVAVSSKRPLDFSVFPTILLVATLMRLTLNVASTRVVLLNGHLGGDAAGKVIQAFGDVVVGGNYFVGIVVFVILMIINFVVITKGGERISEVSARFTLDALPGKQMAIDADLNAGLIDQNQARTRREEVAREADFYGSMDGASKFVRGDAIAGLMILVINILGGITIGMVQHDLAASEAFQRFALLTIGDGLVAQIPSLLLATAAAIIVTRVNDSGDISVDVHRQMLASPATLFTASAIMLIIGLVPGMPHLAFFSFAAVLAYAGWKQRQVESNPEPLEQAEAVAEAIAQDNTPSLGWSDVPVINPIALELGYRLVNLVDKNQGEPLAQRIRGVRKTITEQVGFLIPEIAIRDNLKLKPTQYSLLLHGEVISQGEIDPERLMALAVGEVYGQLDGVLGKDPAYNLDAVWIEPANKPQALNQGYSVVDGATVIATHLSKIVKEHLAELFCHDDVEHLMERLGGTAPKLMEALTSQLNHQQQMRVFRQLLIDQVPIKDIGNIASIMVESSEVTKDPILIAADVRCGLKRSLTNSLVGSGKDFNIYTLSDNLEKMLLTSLSKAQQSGGPTALDSFPVEPTLLAQLQQNMPAVKEQLKQNGFKPILLVTPQLRPLLARYARTFAKGLVVLSYNEIPEDKNINVLGHLG; this comes from the coding sequence ATGAAAGCGAAACTGCAACAACTGTTTCCGAGCCTGACCACCAGCTATTTTGGGATCCCCATTATGCTGTTGGCGATCCTTGCCATGGTCATCCTCCCCTTGCCGCCGTGGCTGCTCGATGGCCTGTTCATCTTCAATATCGTACTGGCAGTCATCGTGTTGCTGGTTGCGGTGTCGAGCAAGCGCCCGCTGGATTTTTCGGTCTTCCCGACCATCCTGCTGGTTGCCACCTTGATGCGCCTGACCCTCAATGTCGCCTCGACCCGGGTGGTGTTGCTCAATGGCCACCTTGGCGGGGATGCCGCCGGTAAGGTGATCCAGGCCTTTGGTGATGTCGTTGTTGGCGGTAACTATTTCGTCGGCATTGTCGTTTTCGTCATCCTGATGATCATTAACTTCGTGGTGATCACCAAAGGTGGCGAGCGGATCTCCGAAGTCTCGGCCCGCTTTACCCTGGATGCCCTACCGGGCAAGCAGATGGCGATTGATGCCGATCTAAACGCCGGGCTCATTGATCAGAACCAAGCACGTACCCGCCGTGAAGAAGTTGCACGCGAAGCCGACTTCTACGGCTCGATGGACGGTGCCTCCAAGTTCGTCCGCGGGGATGCCATCGCCGGCCTGATGATCCTGGTCATCAATATCCTGGGTGGTATCACTATCGGTATGGTGCAACACGACTTGGCCGCCAGCGAAGCCTTCCAGCGCTTTGCCCTGCTCACCATTGGTGACGGCCTGGTCGCGCAAATCCCATCATTGCTCCTGGCAACAGCCGCCGCCATTATCGTCACCCGGGTCAACGACAGCGGCGATATCTCGGTGGATGTCCACCGTCAGATGCTGGCCTCCCCGGCCACCCTGTTTACGGCCTCGGCCATCATGCTGATCATCGGCTTGGTACCGGGCATGCCGCACCTGGCATTTTTCAGCTTTGCTGCTGTCCTGGCCTACGCCGGCTGGAAGCAAAGACAAGTGGAGAGCAACCCTGAACCGCTCGAACAAGCCGAAGCCGTCGCCGAGGCTATCGCCCAGGACAATACCCCGAGTTTAGGCTGGAGTGATGTGCCGGTCATCAACCCGATCGCCCTTGAACTCGGATACCGACTAGTGAACCTCGTAGACAAAAACCAGGGCGAGCCACTGGCGCAGCGTATCCGCGGGGTTAGGAAAACCATTACCGAACAGGTGGGCTTCTTGATCCCGGAAATTGCCATTCGCGATAACCTCAAACTCAAGCCGACCCAGTATTCCTTGCTTCTGCATGGCGAAGTCATTTCACAAGGCGAAATTGATCCGGAGCGCCTAATGGCCCTTGCCGTCGGCGAAGTCTATGGCCAACTCGATGGAGTGCTCGGTAAAGATCCGGCTTACAATCTTGATGCTGTCTGGATTGAACCGGCCAACAAACCCCAAGCGCTCAACCAGGGCTATTCCGTGGTTGACGGCGCAACCGTGATCGCCACCCACCTGAGCAAAATAGTCAAGGAGCATCTGGCCGAGCTTTTCTGCCACGACGATGTCGAGCACTTGATGGAACGCCTTGGGGGCACGGCTCCGAAATTGATGGAAGCGCTCACCAGCCAGCTCAATCATCAGCAGCAGATGCGGGTGTTCCGTCAGCTGCTGATCGATCAGGTACCGATCAAGGACATCGGCAACATTGCTTCAATCATGGTTGAAAGCAGTGAAGTCACTAAGGATCCCATCCTTATCGCCGCCGATGTCCGCTGTGGCCTCAAGCGTTCGCTGACCAACAGCCTGGTCGGCTCGGGCAAGGATTTCAACATCTATACCTTGAGCGACAACCTTGAGAAGATGCTGCTGACCTCGCTGAGCAAAGCTCAGCAAAGCGGAGGACCGACAGCGCTCGATAGCTTCCCGGTCGAGCCTACTCTGCTGGCCCAACTGCAGCAGAACATGCCGGCGGTCAAAGAGCAGCTCAAGCAGAACGGGTTCAAACCCATCCTGCTAGTCACCCCGCAGCTAAGGCCTCTGCTGGCCCGGTATGCCCGTACCTTTGCCAAAGGGCTAGTGGTTCTTTCTTACAACGAGATCCCAGAAGACAAGAACATCAATGTGCTTGGGCATTTGGGATAA
- a CDS encoding flagellar biosynthetic protein (COG1377), protein MSQQQSSQDKSEKPSPQKLRKAKREGQVARSKEFVVGVLFITIALFLWAYGHFLAEQAEKLFTINYQLSAAELREPDIMARKLGESVLLLAGIFVPMAMVLLIMTVLASMIPGGWVMALKPIQPKLSKISPLAGLKRLFSIKSLVELVKSILKITLISIVLYVLLDNNLGTLIAAQRAPFEQGMGITLSHIIKALIYFGIVVLLIGLIDMPYQLWSHIKELKMTKQEVKEEHKNSEGRPEVKQRIRQIQQQMSRRRIDNSVPTADVILTNPTHYAVALKYDLSRAGAPFVVAKGEDEMAFRIKAIAEQHNIEVMNLPPLTRAIYFNTRVDQEIPGPLFVAVAHVLTYVMQLKAYKEGRNDKPQPLPSFAIPKQLLTKKP, encoded by the coding sequence ATGTCCCAGCAACAAAGTAGCCAGGACAAGAGCGAGAAGCCCAGCCCCCAGAAACTGCGCAAAGCCAAGCGGGAAGGACAGGTTGCCCGCTCCAAGGAGTTCGTGGTGGGGGTGCTGTTTATTACCATCGCCCTCTTTCTCTGGGCCTATGGCCACTTCCTCGCAGAGCAAGCCGAGAAGTTATTTACTATCAACTACCAGCTCAGTGCCGCCGAGCTCAGAGAGCCCGATATCATGGCCCGCAAGCTCGGCGAGAGCGTGCTGCTGCTGGCCGGCATTTTTGTTCCGATGGCGATGGTGCTGCTGATCATGACGGTGCTGGCCTCGATGATCCCGGGCGGCTGGGTGATGGCACTCAAGCCAATCCAGCCCAAGCTCAGCAAAATCAGTCCACTGGCTGGCCTCAAGCGGCTTTTTTCCATCAAGTCGCTGGTTGAACTGGTCAAGTCGATTCTCAAGATCACCCTGATCTCCATCGTGCTCTATGTCCTGCTCGACAACAACCTCGGCACCCTGATCGCCGCCCAGCGGGCGCCGTTCGAGCAAGGTATGGGGATCACCCTCAGTCACATCATCAAGGCTCTGATTTATTTCGGTATCGTGGTGCTGCTGATCGGCTTGATTGATATGCCCTACCAGCTTTGGAGCCATATCAAGGAGCTCAAGATGACCAAGCAGGAAGTGAAAGAGGAGCACAAGAACAGCGAGGGCCGCCCGGAGGTCAAGCAGCGCATCCGCCAGATCCAGCAGCAGATGTCGCGCCGCCGGATTGATAACTCGGTCCCGACCGCCGATGTCATCCTGACCAACCCGACCCACTATGCTGTCGCCCTCAAGTATGACCTCAGCCGGGCCGGGGCCCCTTTTGTCGTCGCCAAGGGCGAGGACGAGATGGCCTTTCGCATCAAGGCAATCGCCGAGCAGCACAATATCGAGGTGATGAACCTGCCGCCGCTGACCCGGGCTATTTACTTCAATACCCGGGTTGATCAGGAAATTCCAGGGCCGCTGTTTGTCGCCGTGGCGCATGTACTGACCTATGTCATGCAGCTAAAAGCGTATAAAGAAGGGAGAAATGACAAGCCGCAGCCGTTGCCGAGCTTTGCCATCCCCAAACAGCTGTTAACTAAAAAGCCGTAA
- a CDS encoding putative flagellar biosynthetic protein FliR (COG1684) yields MSLADSLVNLTFAEITAMAGQLWWPFFRISAAFMTMPFLGNAHINNRTRLLLALSITLICAPLLPPMPAVDPVSLKALVLAGEQLAIGALLGMCLQFLFAAMAMVGQIMSMQMGLGMAMMNDPANGVTVALLGNYFLMFTTLLFLALDGHLVAVDIVVQSFARFPVGGGFDVASFARLIDLFGWMMTAAVTIALPTIAAMLTVNLTFGVMNRAAPSLNVFALGFPMSMMLGLCAVLLSTSGLPGIYAELCHQILAEMRLMGGY; encoded by the coding sequence ATGTCGTTAGCTGACAGTCTGGTCAACCTCACTTTTGCCGAGATCACGGCGATGGCCGGCCAGTTGTGGTGGCCGTTTTTCCGTATCTCGGCTGCTTTCATGACCATGCCGTTTCTCGGCAATGCACATATCAACAACCGAACCCGGCTGCTGCTAGCCCTGTCGATCACCCTGATTTGTGCCCCTCTCCTGCCGCCGATGCCCGCAGTTGATCCGGTCTCGCTCAAAGCCTTGGTTTTGGCAGGTGAGCAATTGGCAATCGGCGCCCTGCTCGGTATGTGCTTGCAGTTCCTGTTTGCGGCCATGGCCATGGTCGGCCAGATCATGTCGATGCAAATGGGACTGGGGATGGCAATGATGAACGACCCAGCCAACGGGGTCACTGTCGCCCTGCTGGGCAACTACTTCTTGATGTTCACGACCCTGTTGTTTCTGGCCTTGGATGGCCACCTGGTTGCGGTGGATATTGTGGTTCAGAGTTTTGCCCGCTTCCCAGTTGGTGGCGGCTTTGATGTGGCCTCCTTTGCCCGCCTGATTGACCTGTTCGGTTGGATGATGACCGCAGCGGTGACTATCGCCCTGCCCACAATTGCTGCCATGCTGACCGTTAACCTGACTTTTGGTGTGATGAACCGCGCCGCACCGTCGCTGAACGTCTTTGCCTTGGGCTTCCCGATGTCAATGATGCTCGGTCTATGCGCGGTATTGCTGTCAACCTCGGGGCTGCCGGGCATTTACGCCGAGCTGTGCCACCAAATTTTAGCCGAGATGCGCCTGATGGGAGGATACTAG
- a CDS encoding putative flagellar biosynthetic protein (COG1987), with translation MGVEATANLYADAIYMIISMVVILIGPSLLVGLVVAVFQATTQINEQTMSFLPRLLTTLLMLIFVGPWLLRSISDFFTSLFHTIANVVS, from the coding sequence ATGGGGGTTGAAGCAACCGCTAACCTATATGCCGATGCTATCTACATGATCATCTCGATGGTGGTCATCTTGATCGGCCCGAGCCTGCTGGTGGGTCTGGTGGTGGCGGTCTTCCAAGCGACCACCCAGATCAATGAACAGACCATGAGCTTTCTGCCCAGGCTGCTCACCACCCTGCTGATGCTGATATTCGTCGGCCCTTGGCTGCTGCGCAGCATCAGTGATTTCTTCACCTCGCTATTCCACACCATTGCCAATGTCGTTAGCTGA
- a CDS encoding flagellar biosynthesis protein FliP (COG1338) yields MASRWTSRLTAACWATPKSWWSTTSTACALLTLPKMHCMTLPHKHPRPAWLKYLPLMALMLGFSGQALADQGIAFMSVFDGDSNQEYSVKVQILLLMTALSFLPSMLLMMTSFTRIIVVLAILRQALGLQQSPPNRILIGIGLTLTMLLMKPVWDPIYTDAYVPYEQGNITLQQAVATAEKPVRAFMLAQTYENSLEQMLRIAGDPLDLEPDEISFAVLMPAFVLSELRTAFQIGFMLFIPFLIIDIVVASVLMAMGMMMLSPLIISLPFKLMVFVMVDGWTMTVGSLTASFGGL; encoded by the coding sequence ATGGCGAGCCGCTGGACGTCAAGGTTAACGGCCGCCTGCTGGGCCACGCCGAAGTCGTGGTGGTCAACGACAAGTACGGCCTGCGCCTTACTGACATTGCCGAAGATGCACTGCATGACGTTACCGCATAAGCACCCGAGGCCAGCCTGGCTGAAATACCTTCCCCTCATGGCGCTAATGCTTGGCTTCTCCGGCCAAGCATTGGCGGATCAGGGGATTGCGTTTATGTCGGTCTTCGATGGTGACAGCAATCAGGAGTACTCGGTCAAGGTTCAGATCCTACTGCTGATGACTGCATTAAGCTTTCTGCCTTCGATGCTGCTGATGATGACCAGCTTTACCCGGATCATTGTGGTGCTGGCTATCCTTCGCCAGGCATTAGGCCTGCAGCAAAGCCCCCCAAACCGGATTCTGATCGGCATCGGCCTCACCCTGACCATGCTGCTGATGAAGCCGGTTTGGGACCCTATCTATACCGATGCTTATGTGCCTTACGAGCAGGGTAACATCACTCTTCAGCAGGCAGTCGCAACGGCGGAAAAGCCCGTTCGGGCCTTTATGCTGGCGCAAACCTATGAAAACTCTCTCGAGCAGATGCTGCGTATAGCCGGCGACCCGCTTGATCTCGAACCGGATGAAATCAGCTTTGCCGTGCTGATGCCGGCCTTCGTGCTCAGTGAGCTAAGAACCGCTTTCCAAATCGGTTTTATGCTATTCATTCCTTTTCTGATTATCGATATTGTGGTTGCCAGCGTGCTGATGGCGATGGGTATGATGATGCTGTCACCGCTGATCATCTCGCTGCCGTTCAAATTAATGGTATTTGTCATGGTCGATGGCTGGACCATGACCGTCGGTAGTCTGACAGCCAGTTTCGGAGGCTTGTGA